The following are encoded in a window of Procambarus clarkii isolate CNS0578487 chromosome 33, FALCON_Pclarkii_2.0, whole genome shotgun sequence genomic DNA:
- the LOC138349482 gene encoding uncharacterized protein codes for MLSKKQRSASSGSYSEPDGVFCCAGHDVEMMCGGSLERRAVVVVAALVEEAVVTPLGPRDTSCVAAYLHALNSKLLTAVVTTVMATRPKWLPLEYHWAPLDHDPLLYLLELLGKRLTALTYSCHPLSREPLLQAISAMPALTTLNLPEAADDNVLAVVGAACRILVTLCVRGSKGVTDDGIRRLLLRRNTYTRSRWRRLFSRWRTLRASISRQQARYRPLPASLSENTLLVPLEPEYLNPLSTTLVHLDLVGTRVSSHGTEWARTVLLPQAFVDASHAHHHSLHSQTSLEDQMAKLLAPLTP; via the coding sequence ATGCTATCCAAGAAGCAGCGCAGCGCCTCTTCGGGATCCTACAGCGAGCCGGATGGTGTGTTCTGTTGTGCGGGCCACGATGTTGAGATGATGTGTGGAGGGTCGCTGGAGCggcgggctgtggtggtggtggcggcgctgGTGGAGGAGGCGGTGGTGACGCCGCTGGGGCCTCGTGACACCAGCTGCGTCGCCGCCTACCTTCACGCCCTCAATTCCAAGCTTCTGACAGCAGTAGTGACAACGGTGATGGCCACCCGGCCCAAGTGGCTACCGCTGGAATACCACTGGGCGCCGCTGGACCACGACCCGCTGTTGTACCTGCTGGAGCTGCTGGGGAAGCGCCTTACCGCCCTCACCTACAGCTGCCATCCACTCTCTCGCGAGCCCCTGCTTCAGGCCATCTCCGCCATGCCAGCCCTCACTACCCTCAACCTGCCCGAGGCCGCCGACGACAATGTCCTGGCCGTGGTGGGTGCCGCCTGCCGCATACTCGTCACCCTCTGCGTCCGCGGCTCTAAGGGCGTCACAGACGACGGCATCCGACGGCTACTCCTGCGTCGGAACACCTACACGCGCTCGCGCTGGCGACGCCTCTTCTCGCGATGGCGGACGTTGCGCGCGTCAATCTCCCGTCAGCAGGCGAGGTATCGGCCGCTGCCAGCCTCCCTCAGCGAGAACACCCTGCTGGTGCCGTTGGAACCCGAGTACCTGAACCCCCTGAGCACCACCCTCGTGCACCTGGACCTCGTCGGCACCAGGGTGAGCTCCCACGGCACAGAGTGGGCTCGCACAGTGCTCCTCCCACAGGCCTTCGTCGACGCCTCCCACgcacaccaccactccctccacTCCCAGACCTCCCTGGAGGACCAGATGGCCAAGCTGCTGGCGCCCCTCACCCCGTAA